Genomic DNA from Candidatus Methylacidiphilales bacterium:
GATTCAGACCTCGACCCCGATCACAGTCGCCGCTTTTGAAGGCCTCTTGATCGATTACGTACGAAAACAGCAAGCCGTAGCGATATTGCGCGGCTTACGAGCAGTGTCCGATTTTGAATATGAATTTCAACTAGCGCTAATGAACCGAGAGTTGGCTCCAGAGATAGAGACACTCTTTCTCATGCCTCGGGCTAAAAATTCATTCATCAGTTCAACACTAGTGAAGGAAATCGCACGATTGGGCGGCAACGTCGAGTCGTTTGTCCCGATGCCCGTGGTGGAGGCTTTTAAGCGCCGGTTCAGTTAGGCCTCTTATTTACTATAAGTGTAGGTGGGGGGAGGGGAGTTTAAAAGCCATGATGAGGCGGATTACGAATAGGTCCAGCGGAGTTGCCGTGGGCGCTGTTTCCGCGGCCGCGGACAATCTGGGCTCCTTGGTCATAGTCGTATCCCCAGAGACCGTTTTTGTTCGATCGGTTGAAATTGAGTTCTGGTTGGGTATCGGCTCCAGAGATCATGATGCCTGTTTCGAAATTGTTCTCGACAAGGTTGGCGTTGGCCACGCCTTTTGCTCCGTCCATGAAATGGATTCCGCGGGCGTTGTTGCGACGGATGATATTGTAATTCAGGATTGGAGCGGTGTCGGGATCAAGGACGACGATGCCGTCCCATGCGTTGGACTCGATCGTGTTGCTTTGTGCCAGACCTTTGGCTCCGCGGCTGAAGGCGAGACCGCGGCGACCGTTATCTGAGATGGTGTTGGAGTAAATGAGAGGGTTGGTTTCTGGGTCGAAAACGCCAACGCCATCCCATCCGTTTGCGATTATGATGTTTTTGCGAATAGCGGCACGCGCTCCTTCGGCGATAACAACACCTGTAAGCTCATTGCTTTGGATTTGGTTTTCAATTAAGACGACTTGCGCTTTCTTGCCTACAACGTGAACTCCAAATCCTCGATTTCGTTGTATGTGGGATTGAATGATTCGCGTAGTGGTGTCTCCGGTAATTTCAATCCCGGAGCCTTGTGAAAATTGGAAAATGCAGCGTTCAATAGTGGGGCTTGCATCAGCGATGAATAGGAGAGCGGCTGGCTCGTCGGATTTGTAATCAGGAAGGTGTTCGAATGTGAGAAAGCTTATGCGCGGAACAGCACCGTTGCGGACTTGAATGACAGGCGAGTCTGCATCAGTGCGAAGGGTGACGGTGCCTGGCTCGGTGGCTCCGATTTCAATCGTTTTGTCTATGACGAAGCTTTCTTCGTAGGTGCCGGGTGCAATGATGATTTGATTGCCAGGGACTGCAGCTTCAATTGCTTGCTGGATGGTAGGGTATTGGTCTGGAACGCGTAAAATGGTGCGTTTTCGTTCTGGACGAAGCCATTCGAGGCTTTTGTCGTGTTCCCATGGGTATTCTTGGATTATTTCGGTAGGAGCTTCTGTGGTAGATATGGAGCTAGGTGGGTCATCTTGTGAGACATTATCCTCATCGACTGGCAATGCTGGACGCGAGAGGTTGACGAGAAACGGGACAGTTTGAAGGCCGCTCTGGACCGGTTTTTGGTAGGTGAAATGGTGGGTAGTTTTGATCGGGCTTAGGATATAGTCTCCTGTGGTTTTTAAGACCCAGATCCCATATAGGGTGATAATTAGGAGTGTGAGGGAAATAAAAGCGACTAGAGCATGCTTGTAGGGGAAGTGTAGTTCTTCGCCGTGGGATGAGAAGGCTTCGGGGCGTTCCATTCAAATACTGGCTACTTCCTCCTTAAGGCAATCTGTAGTCTAGACGAGTC
This window encodes:
- the coaD gene encoding pantetheine-phosphate adenylyltransferase, with protein sequence MPRTVIYPGTFDPITYGHLDVIERAAQLFDHVHIAVAIHTPKTTLFNTEERCALIAASLKEIQTSTPITVAAFEGLLIDYVRKQQAVAILRGLRAVSDFEYEFQLALMNRELAPEIETLFLMPRAKNSFISSTLVKEIARLGGNVESFVPMPVVEAFKRRFS
- a CDS encoding right-handed parallel beta-helix repeat-containing protein, with protein sequence MERPEAFSSHGEELHFPYKHALVAFISLTLLIITLYGIWVLKTTGDYILSPIKTTHHFTYQKPVQSGLQTVPFLVNLSRPALPVDEDNVSQDDPPSSISTTEAPTEIIQEYPWEHDKSLEWLRPERKRTILRVPDQYPTIQQAIEAAVPGNQIIIAPGTYEESFVIDKTIEIGATEPGTVTLRTDADSPVIQVRNGAVPRISFLTFEHLPDYKSDEPAALLFIADASPTIERCIFQFSQGSGIEITGDTTTRIIQSHIQRNRGFGVHVVGKKAQVVLIENQIQSNELTGVVIAEGARAAIRKNIIIANGWDGVGVFDPETNPLIYSNTISDNGRRGLAFSRGAKGLAQSNTIESNAWDGIVVLDPDTAPILNYNIIRRNNARGIHFMDGAKGVANANLVENNFETGIMISGADTQPELNFNRSNKNGLWGYDYDQGAQIVRGRGNSAHGNSAGPIRNPPHHGF